The sequence below is a genomic window from Sorangiineae bacterium MSr12523.
CTACGCGGAGATCCTCGAATCGCGCCATGCGGATGCCTTGCGGTTTCACTGGGTCGTGTCCGAGGCCACGCGCGAGGTGCTCATTCCACGTCTGCTCCTGCAGCCGCTGGTGGAAAACGCGGTTCATCATGGTGCGCTTCGTCGCTCGGGCGGCGGTGAGGTCACCGTTCGCGTCGAGCTGGAACGCCGGGCCGGTGTCGACGACGTGGTCTGCACCATCGAAGACAACGGGCCGGGGCTCTCCACGAACCCGACGCGCCCGGGCGCATTCGGCATCCACTCCGTGCGGCGGCGGCTCGCGCTCGAATACCGCGATGCGAACCTGCACCTCGAGTCCACGGGCCAAGGCACCCGCGCCGTCGTCCGCTTTCCGCGCGACGCGATGCACAAGGCGCCCGACATGGGGGTGACGGCGTGACCACGGAGAGACTGCGCGCGCTCATCGTCGAAGACGAGTGGCCCGCTCGCGAATACCTGGTCGAGCTCTTCGAAGATTCGAAGCTCGTCGACGTCGTGGGTGCAGTCAGCAACTTGGACGAGGCACGGCAAGCGCTGCACGACACCGCGAGGCTCGGCATCGACGTGGCCTTCATCGACGTGCGCCTCGGCGGCGAAGGAGACGAAGGCGGTCTCGATCTCGTGCGAAGCTTCGCCGGCCGAGCGAACGCCCCGATGTTCGTCCTGGCCACCGCCTTTCGCGACCACGCCATCGAGGCCTTCAGCTTGGACATCGTGGACTACTTGGTGAAGCCTTTCACCGAGGAGCGCGTCGAGCAGTGCCTGCGCCGGCTCCTCGCACGGCGGCGTGCGACGATGCCGGCATCCCACAGCGCACGCATCGTCGCCCGACGCGGAAAAACGCTGGTCTTTCTCGAACCCGACGAAGTGTGGGCCTTCGAGGCCGCCGAGCGATTGACGTCGGTGCATACGCCGCACGGCGTCTTCGACGTCGATCTTTCGCTGGCCGCCATCGAGCTCTCCTTCGGCCGCAGCTTGCTGCGCGTGCACCGCAATTGGCTGGTGAACGCGGCGCACATCAAGGAGCTCGATCGCGAGGGACGCGAGACACGCATTTTCGTCGGCTCGTGCATCGGCCCGGAACAACGCGGGGTTCGCATCCCCGTGGGACGCGAACGCGCGCAGGCCGTGCGTGACATGCTCCTCGCCAGCGCCACGGGCGTGCGCCGCGGGCAGTGACGTTCATCGATCGCGAAGGATGGCCGCGGCCCGCATCAGATCCCGCGTCTCGAAGCCCTCGGTGAAGCGAGCGTACGCGGCGGCCAGCCGATCGAGCGCCGCCGCATACCCAGGGCGACCTTTCTCGTGCTCCGCGAGCGTGATCGCCGTTCGCAGCTCCCAGGCCCACGCCTGCTGGCGCTGCGCCACATCGAGCGACCGCAGGAGCAGAGCCTCGGCCTTTGCAACGTGCTCGGCGTCACCCTCGACGAGAAAACGCGCAGCCCGAATCCGCAGCAGCTCGGACGTGCACCATCGCTCGTAGCCATGCTCGACGCGGTCGAGGGTCGCTTCCGCGGCAAACCTGGCATCCATCGTCGCCGCCGTATCCGCGATGAAGGCACCGCCCACCGGCTCCCGACTCGTGTCCGGAGTGCCCTCCAAGATGGCCCGGAAGGCCCGCCCGTACTGGTGGGCCAAGACGAGCGAGTGCTCCAACGACAGCGTGAAAAGCGTGTCGGTGAATTCTTCGACCGCGGCCATGTTGCCCGTCCAATACGAAAGGGGAAGCATGGCCAAGGAGATGACGCTGCATAGCGGTAGCGGCTGACCTCGGGCTCGCGCCAGCTCGAGGCCCTCGCACGCGTATTCCCACGCCTGTGTCGCGTGCCCCTGCAGCCAGAGAATACGTGCGAGCGTCGGGAGAAGCGCAAAACGCGCATCGGACATGATGGCTCGGTGCTGCTTGCCCATGGGGCCTGCCAGGTCGGCAAGCACGCCTTCCGCTTGGCTGCGCGCCGCGGCCTGGTCGCCCATCCCGTGGAGCACGAGGGCGGACATTCGCCGGTACGACATGGTGACGGCGGGGGATTTCACCGCCGTGGCGAGAACTTCGTATTCCTTCGAAGCCGCGAAGGACTCCTCGTAATTGCCATTGTAAAAGAAGATGATATGCAGCCCGGCGAGCGCGCGAATCTGCCCTTCGACGAGCCCAGCACTTCGGGCCACGTCGAGGGCCTTTCTGAAGGCATCGGCGACGGCCTCGATGGGCTCCGCCGTTTGCCACTTCGCATGCCCGTAGACTTCCCATACGCGGGTCGCCGTTGCCGGATTCTCCATGGACATATCCGGCATTTGCTCGAAGAGCTTTTTCAGCCTTCGCGCGTATTCGCCAAACAGCGACAAAGCATACGAGACCAGCATGGAGTCGCCAATGAGCTGCAAGGCCAAATGGCGATCGCCGGACTCGGAGAGGGCCCAATCGAGCGCGCCGCGCAGATCGTCAATCAAGTTGCGATGGCGCTCGGTCCAACCTCGGCTATCGTCGGACTGGTAGTCGACCTCCGCGTCGTGGAGCGACGCGAGGACGTACCGCGCGTGCCGGACCGAGGCCTCGTGCCGTTCTGCGGCCGTGAGCTTTTCGGCCGCGAACGCCCGGGTCGTATCCAACAAGCGGTAGAGGGTCGTTTCCCCACCGATGTCGACCGTGACCAGCGATTTGCCGAACAGATTCGACAGGTACATCAGCGTCGCCGCGCGCGTCCATGCCTCACCCGCCACCGCCACCGCTCCATCGGTGGTGAACGCTCCGCGGAAGACGGAGAGCTGACGCAACAGCGTTTGCTCCTCGGGCGGCAACAGGTCGTAACTCCAGTCCAGCGTGGCCGCGAGCGTCTTGTGCCGAGGAAGCGCCTTTCGCCGCCCGTGGGTCAGCACATCGAAACGGTCGTCCAGGCGCGCGGAGATCTCGCGAAGGCCCAGCTCGCCCACACGCGCAGCCGCAAACTCGATGGCGAGTGGAATTCCATCGAGCCGGCGGCAGATCGCCGCGACGATGGGGGCGTCGGCATCTTGCAATTCGAATCGATCGAAGCTCGCCCGCGCACGCCGAACGAACAGGTCCACCGAGGGATACTCGAGGGCATCGACCGCGCTCGATGGGTCGGCGAGAGCAGGGTACGGCAGGCAAGGAAGGCGATGGGCCCATTCACCGGCGGCACGCAGAACTTCGCGGCTGGTCGCCAGGATGCGAAGCCTGGGAAGCTGCGAAAGGAGCGACTCCACCAGGGCTGCGGCGGCGTCCACCACGTGCTCGCACGTATCGAGCACGAGCAGCATCTCCTTTTTGCGCAAATGGGAAATCAGCCCGCTCATGGGGTC
It includes:
- a CDS encoding helix-turn-helix transcriptional regulator, which codes for MSDESRLVEANDTSGAGYAFGEFRFSPTSRSLLLFEEPVRLGARAFEILRILVERAGDVVTSEELLTQVWPDVVVEETNLRVQIVALRKVLARGEQRLRSIETVPRGYRFVLPVAPWAQAVSDTPSHEHTLHNLPGLLAVTVGRAETIALLADSLAQRRLVTIAGPGGVGKTTVAIAVARQCLRRFPEGICFVDFSSLSDPSLVTSALASALGIGVIAAKDPMSGLISHLRKKEMLLVLDTCEHVVDAAAALVESLLSQLPRLRILATSREVLRAAGEWAHRLPCLPYPALADPSSAVDALEYPSVDLFVRRARASFDRFELQDADAPIVAAICRRLDGIPLAIEFAAARVGELGLREISARLDDRFDVLTHGRRKALPRHKTLAATLDWSYDLLPPEEQTLLRQLSVFRGAFTTDGAVAVAGEAWTRAATLMYLSNLFGKSLVTVDIGGETTLYRLLDTTRAFAAEKLTAAERHEASVRHARYVLASLHDAEVDYQSDDSRGWTERHRNLIDDLRGALDWALSESGDRHLALQLIGDSMLVSYALSLFGEYARRLKKLFEQMPDMSMENPATATRVWEVYGHAKWQTAEPIEAVADAFRKALDVARSAGLVEGQIRALAGLHIIFFYNGNYEESFAASKEYEVLATAVKSPAVTMSYRRMSALVLHGMGDQAAARSQAEGVLADLAGPMGKQHRAIMSDARFALLPTLARILWLQGHATQAWEYACEGLELARARGQPLPLCSVISLAMLPLSYWTGNMAAVEEFTDTLFTLSLEHSLVLAHQYGRAFRAILEGTPDTSREPVGGAFIADTAATMDARFAAEATLDRVEHGYERWCTSELLRIRAARFLVEGDAEHVAKAEALLLRSLDVAQRQQAWAWELRTAITLAEHEKGRPGYAAALDRLAAAYARFTEGFETRDLMRAAAILRDR
- a CDS encoding LytTR family DNA-binding domain-containing protein; this translates as MTTERLRALIVEDEWPAREYLVELFEDSKLVDVVGAVSNLDEARQALHDTARLGIDVAFIDVRLGGEGDEGGLDLVRSFAGRANAPMFVLATAFRDHAIEAFSLDIVDYLVKPFTEERVEQCLRRLLARRRATMPASHSARIVARRGKTLVFLEPDEVWAFEAAERLTSVHTPHGVFDVDLSLAAIELSFGRSLLRVHRNWLVNAAHIKELDREGRETRIFVGSCIGPEQRGVRIPVGRERAQAVRDMLLASATGVRRGQ